The proteins below are encoded in one region of Mycobacterium botniense:
- a CDS encoding cobyrinate a,c-diamide synthase, translating into MSAPAIVLAAPASGSGKTTVTTGVIGALRHAGQRVAPFKVGPDFIDPGYHALAAARPGRNLDPVLVGEQLIGPLYAHGAAGADIAVVEGVMGLFDGRIGADAALPAVGSTAHVAALLGAPVVLVIDARGQSHSIAALLHGFSTFDPATRVVGVILNRVGSARHEQVLRQACEQAGVPVLGAIPRNDELAVPTRHLGLVTAVEYGRRARLAVEAMTTLIAHHVDLAAVAAAAASRVTDAPWDPAVAVGQNRNRAMVALAAGKAFSFAYPEHAELLRAAGADVVEFDPLADPLPAGCDAVLLPGGFPEQYCVELSANDIARRQINMLAAAGRPVHAECAGLTYLVSDLDGHPMCGVLAGSAQFTPHLTLGYREAAAVADSPLYAAGECVVGHEFHRTTVTFTGSYQPAWRYRSGGTDIAHEGAVEAGVHASYLHTHPAATPHAVARFVAHAARARTTLTR; encoded by the coding sequence GTGAGCGCCCCGGCTATCGTGCTGGCCGCCCCCGCGTCGGGCAGCGGGAAGACCACCGTCACCACCGGTGTGATCGGTGCCCTGCGACACGCCGGCCAGCGGGTCGCCCCGTTCAAGGTGGGACCGGATTTCATCGATCCCGGCTACCACGCGCTGGCCGCCGCGCGGCCTGGCCGCAACCTCGATCCCGTGCTGGTGGGCGAGCAGCTCATCGGCCCGCTGTACGCCCATGGCGCCGCCGGAGCGGATATCGCCGTGGTCGAGGGGGTCATGGGCCTGTTCGACGGGCGCATCGGTGCCGACGCAGCGCTGCCGGCGGTGGGGTCCACCGCGCACGTCGCCGCCTTGTTGGGGGCCCCGGTGGTGCTGGTCATCGACGCGCGCGGCCAAAGTCACAGCATCGCCGCACTGCTGCACGGGTTTTCGACGTTCGACCCCGCTACCCGGGTGGTCGGCGTCATCCTCAACCGGGTCGGATCGGCCAGACACGAACAGGTGCTGCGTCAGGCGTGCGAGCAGGCCGGTGTACCGGTGCTGGGGGCGATTCCGCGTAACGATGAACTAGCTGTGCCCACAAGGCATCTGGGTCTAGTCACCGCGGTGGAGTATGGGCGGCGGGCCCGCTTGGCGGTCGAGGCGATGACCACGCTGATCGCTCACCACGTCGATCTGGCCGCTGTGGCCGCGGCGGCCGCAAGCCGTGTCACCGACGCGCCGTGGGATCCGGCGGTTGCGGTGGGCCAGAACCGAAATCGGGCCATGGTCGCGTTGGCCGCCGGAAAGGCGTTCAGCTTCGCCTACCCGGAACATGCCGAGCTGTTACGCGCCGCCGGCGCGGACGTGGTCGAATTCGACCCGCTCGCCGACCCGCTGCCCGCCGGTTGCGACGCGGTGCTGCTACCCGGCGGATTCCCCGAGCAGTATTGCGTTGAGCTGTCCGCCAACGACATTGCGCGCCGGCAGATCAACATGCTGGCCGCAGCGGGCAGACCGGTACACGCCGAATGCGCCGGGCTGACCTATCTGGTCTCCGACCTTGACGGTCACCCGATGTGCGGGGTGCTGGCCGGATCGGCGCAGTTCACCCCGCACCTCACCTTGGGATATCGCGAAGCTGCCGCTGTGGCCGATTCGCCGCTGTACGCCGCGGGAGAGTGTGTGGTCGGCCACGAATTCCACCGCACCACAGTCACATTCACAGGCAGTTACCAGCCTGCTTGGAGGTATCGGAGCGGCGGTACGGACATTGCGCACGAGGGCGCCGTGGAGGCCGGCGTCCACGCGTCCTATCTGCACACCCACCCGGCGGCGACACCGCATGCGGTGGCACGCTTCGTCGCACACGCCGCCCGCGCCCGCACTACACTCACCCGGTGA
- the cobO gene encoding cob(I)yrinic acid a,c-diamide adenosyltransferase has product MPHGRPLQVPDDGMTTRARRNTPVLAVHTGAGKGKSTAAFGMALRAWNAGLNIAVFQFVKSAKWKVGEEAVFRHLGRLHDEHGVGGPVEWHKMGAGWSWSRKRGDEHDHAAAAADGWAEIARRLAAQRHDFYVLDEFTYPLKWGWVDVDDVLARLRNRPGRQHVVITGRDAPPALVQAADLVTEMAKIKHPMDAGRKGQKGIEW; this is encoded by the coding sequence ATGCCGCACGGTCGCCCGCTTCAGGTTCCTGACGACGGCATGACCACCCGGGCGCGCCGCAACACCCCGGTGCTGGCGGTGCACACCGGCGCGGGTAAGGGCAAATCGACGGCGGCGTTCGGCATGGCGCTGCGGGCCTGGAACGCCGGCCTGAACATCGCCGTGTTCCAGTTCGTCAAAAGCGCCAAGTGGAAGGTCGGTGAGGAGGCCGTGTTCCGTCACCTCGGGCGCCTCCACGACGAACACGGGGTCGGCGGGCCAGTCGAATGGCACAAGATGGGGGCCGGCTGGTCGTGGTCGCGCAAGCGTGGTGACGAGCACGACCACGCCGCGGCCGCCGCCGACGGCTGGGCCGAGATCGCGCGTCGCCTCGCCGCGCAGCGGCACGACTTTTATGTCCTCGACGAGTTCACCTATCCGCTCAAGTGGGGCTGGGTCGACGTCGACGACGTGCTCGCCAGGCTGCGTAACCGCCCTGGCCGCCAGCATGTGGTGATCACCGGCCGCGACGCTCCGCCGGCGCTGGTCCAGGCCGCCGACCTGGTGACCGAAATGGCCAAAATCAAGCACCCCATGGACGCCGGGCGCAAGGGTCAAAAGGGTATCGAGTGGTGA
- a CDS encoding magnesium chelatase subunit D family protein produces the protein MKPYPFSALVGHDQLRLALLLCAVRPEIGGVLIRGEKGTAKSTAVRGLAALLSAASDGGAALVELPLGATEDRVIGSLDLQRVLRDGEHAFSPGLLARAHGGVLYVDEVNLLHDHLVDLLLDAAAMGRVHIERDGISHSHEARFVLIGTMNPEEGELRPQLLDRFGLTVDVRASRDIEVRAQVIRRRMAYEADPDTFAARYADADAELARRIANARALVDEVMLPDSELRRIAALCAAFDVDGMRADLVMARTAVAHAAWRGCRRVDEQDIRAAAELVLPHRRRRDPFDDPGIDRDQLDAALRHAGGSGTGGDPEPDPDPPGGGQSAGTDDTPVRHHSSSGPHPTRPSAPPSATYRTRALSVPGVGAGAPGRRSRARNVSGAVIAATDDGVAGHGVHLFATVLAAAQHAAGPGPLRLQPGDVHRAIREGREGNLVIFLVDASGSMAARDRMAAVSGAALSLLRDAYQRRDKVAVITFRDHGAQLLLPPTSSAHIAGRRLARFDTGGKTPLAEGLLAACQLVVREKVRDRARRPLVVVLTDGRATAGPDPLRRARSAAARLVAAGAAAVVIDCEMSYVRLGLAEQLAAQLGAPALRLEQLRADFLTRAVRGAA, from the coding sequence GTGAAGCCCTACCCGTTCAGCGCACTTGTCGGCCACGACCAGCTGCGGCTCGCGCTGTTGTTGTGTGCGGTGCGCCCGGAAATCGGCGGGGTGCTCATCCGCGGCGAGAAGGGCACCGCCAAATCGACGGCCGTCCGGGGGCTGGCCGCGTTGTTGTCAGCCGCCTCCGACGGCGGCGCCGCCCTGGTGGAGTTGCCGTTGGGAGCCACCGAGGACCGTGTGATCGGTTCACTGGACCTGCAACGGGTGCTGCGCGACGGCGAGCACGCCTTCTCGCCGGGGCTGCTGGCCCGCGCCCACGGCGGCGTGCTTTACGTCGATGAGGTCAACTTGCTGCACGACCACCTGGTGGACCTGCTGCTCGACGCCGCCGCGATGGGACGGGTGCACATCGAGCGCGACGGTATCTCGCATTCTCACGAGGCCCGGTTCGTCCTGATTGGCACCATGAATCCCGAAGAGGGCGAACTACGTCCGCAGCTGCTCGACCGGTTCGGGCTCACCGTCGACGTGCGCGCATCGCGCGATATCGAGGTGCGCGCGCAGGTCATCCGGCGGCGGATGGCCTACGAAGCCGACCCGGACACCTTCGCGGCCCGCTACGCCGACGCTGACGCGGAGCTGGCCCGCCGGATCGCCAACGCCCGCGCGCTAGTCGACGAGGTGATGTTGCCCGACAGCGAGTTACGCCGCATCGCGGCGCTGTGCGCGGCGTTCGACGTCGACGGCATGCGCGCCGACCTGGTGATGGCCCGCACCGCCGTCGCCCACGCCGCCTGGCGCGGCTGCCGCAGGGTCGACGAGCAAGACATCCGGGCGGCGGCTGAGCTGGTGCTGCCGCATCGGCGCCGCCGCGACCCGTTCGACGACCCCGGTATCGACCGCGACCAGCTGGATGCGGCGCTGCGGCACGCCGGTGGCTCCGGTACGGGCGGCGATCCCGAACCCGACCCCGACCCACCCGGCGGCGGGCAGTCTGCCGGCACGGACGACACGCCGGTACGACACCATTCGTCGTCAGGCCCGCATCCCACCAGACCCAGCGCGCCGCCCTCGGCGACCTACCGCACCCGGGCGCTGAGCGTCCCCGGAGTCGGGGCGGGTGCGCCGGGACGGCGGTCGCGGGCCCGCAATGTTTCCGGTGCCGTCATCGCGGCCACCGACGACGGCGTTGCCGGTCATGGTGTGCATCTGTTCGCCACGGTGCTGGCCGCTGCGCAGCATGCCGCGGGGCCGGGCCCGCTGCGGCTGCAGCCCGGTGACGTGCACCGAGCCATACGCGAAGGCCGCGAAGGCAATCTGGTCATCTTCCTTGTCGACGCCTCGGGTTCGATGGCCGCCCGCGATCGCATGGCGGCGGTCAGCGGCGCCGCCCTGTCGCTGCTGCGTGACGCCTATCAGCGCCGCGACAAAGTGGCGGTGATCACCTTCCGTGACCACGGGGCCCAGCTGCTACTGCCGCCCACGTCGTCGGCTCATATCGCCGGACGCCGGCTCGCGCGCTTTGACACCGGCGGCAAAACCCCCCTCGCCGAGGGTCTGCTGGCCGCCTGCCAACTGGTCGTCCGGGAGAAGGTGCGTGACCGGGCACGCCGGCCGCTGGTGGTGGTTCTCACCGACGGCCGGGCCACGGCGGGGCCGGACCCACTGCGGCGCGCACGGTCCGCGGCCGCCCGGTTGGTCGCCGCGGGAGCGGCGGCAGTGGTCATCGACTGCGAAATGTCTTATGTGCGATTGGGTTTGGCTGAGCAGCTGGCCGCTCAGCTCGGCGCGCCGGCGCTGCGGTTGGAGCAGTTGCGCGCCGATTTCCTCACCCGGGCCGTGCGCGGCGCGGCCTGA
- a CDS encoding GNAT family N-acetyltransferase has product MTAALRRAWAKDLDAPTLYQLLRLRIEVFVVEPACPYPELDGHDLLAETRHFWLEAPDGAVIGTLRLMEEHAGGEKVFRIGRLCTTHSARGQGHATRLLRAALAEVGDYPCRVDAQHYLADMYARHGFARDGDEFLDNGVPHVPMLRSGSAVGTPP; this is encoded by the coding sequence GTGACGGCCGCGCTCCGTCGCGCCTGGGCGAAAGACCTTGACGCGCCGACACTGTACCAACTGCTCCGGCTGCGGATCGAGGTCTTCGTGGTCGAGCCGGCTTGCCCGTATCCGGAGCTGGACGGGCACGACCTGCTCGCCGAAACCCGGCATTTCTGGCTGGAAGCGCCCGACGGTGCGGTGATCGGTACGCTGCGGCTGATGGAGGAGCATGCCGGAGGTGAGAAGGTGTTCCGTATCGGCCGGCTGTGCACCACGCACAGCGCACGCGGCCAGGGCCACGCCACTCGGCTGCTGCGCGCCGCGCTGGCCGAGGTCGGCGATTACCCGTGCCGGGTCGACGCGCAACACTATCTCGCGGACATGTACGCCCGGCACGGGTTCGCCCGGGACGGTGACGAATTCCTCGACAACGGTGTTCCGCACGTGCCGATGCTGCGATCCGGTTCCGCGGTGGGGACCCCGCCGTGA
- the mqo gene encoding malate dehydrogenase (quinone) — translation MPDLVTTAKTDVVLVGAGIMSATLGALLCRLQPDWSITLVERLDAVAAESSDPWHNAGTGHSALCELYYTPQRDGAIDIAKAVHVNEQFQVTRQFWAYAAENGMVSDVRSFLNPVPHVGFVHGAGCVDYLRRRWQALVTNPLFADTEFIDDADEFARRLPFMAAGRDFSEPIALTWAPHGTDVDFGALATQLIGYCTGRGMTALFGYEVRGLSRQPGGWALRLRNRRTGENRKLIARFVFVGAGGAALPLLQKSGIDEVKGFAGFPVAGKFLRSRRPSLTRAHRAKVYGLPAAGAPAMTAPHLDLRIINGQPWLLFGPFAGWSPKFLRQGHVTDLLRSIKPDNLIAVLGAGVSERKLAGYLIGQLRLSKPAYVNALREFAPSAVASDWETMPAGQRVQVIRQNKCSGVLEFDTTVLAAADGSIAGVLGASPGASTAVSSMLEVLQRCFADRYPSWLPTLTEMVPSLGTQLSREPALFEQVWSWGTKALGLESGAEAGVSPSAQPTAAARWAS, via the coding sequence GTGCCAGACCTCGTCACAACCGCGAAGACTGACGTCGTGTTGGTGGGTGCGGGCATCATGAGCGCCACGCTGGGCGCGTTACTGTGCCGACTGCAGCCGGACTGGTCGATCACGCTGGTGGAACGGCTGGACGCGGTGGCCGCTGAGAGCAGCGACCCGTGGCACAACGCCGGTACCGGGCATTCGGCGCTCTGCGAGTTGTACTACACGCCGCAGCGCGACGGCGCCATCGACATCGCCAAAGCCGTACACGTCAACGAACAGTTCCAGGTCACCCGCCAGTTCTGGGCATACGCCGCCGAAAACGGCATGGTGAGCGACGTACGCAGCTTCCTCAACCCGGTCCCGCATGTCGGCTTCGTGCACGGCGCCGGGTGCGTCGACTATCTACGCCGCCGCTGGCAGGCGCTGGTAACCAATCCACTGTTTGCCGACACCGAATTCATCGATGATGCTGACGAATTCGCGCGCCGGTTGCCGTTCATGGCTGCCGGGCGCGACTTCTCCGAGCCGATTGCGCTCACGTGGGCCCCACACGGGACCGACGTCGACTTCGGTGCGCTGGCTACACAGCTCATCGGCTACTGCACCGGTCGCGGCATGACCGCGCTTTTCGGATATGAAGTGCGGGGACTGTCACGTCAGCCCGGTGGCTGGGCGCTGCGGCTCCGCAACCGGCGCACCGGTGAGAATCGCAAACTGATCGCCAGATTCGTCTTCGTCGGCGCCGGCGGGGCCGCGCTGCCGCTGCTGCAGAAGTCCGGCATCGACGAGGTGAAGGGATTCGCCGGTTTCCCGGTGGCCGGCAAGTTCCTGCGCAGTCGCCGCCCTTCACTCACCCGTGCGCACCGGGCCAAGGTGTACGGTCTTCCCGCCGCGGGCGCTCCGGCGATGACGGCGCCGCACCTGGACCTGCGGATCATCAACGGCCAACCCTGGTTGCTGTTCGGCCCGTTCGCCGGGTGGTCGCCGAAATTCCTCAGACAGGGTCATGTCACCGACCTGCTGCGGTCGATCAAGCCCGACAACCTGATCGCGGTGCTCGGTGCCGGCGTTAGCGAAAGGAAACTGGCCGGTTACCTGATCGGGCAGCTGCGGCTGTCCAAACCGGCATATGTGAACGCGCTGCGGGAGTTCGCCCCGAGCGCGGTGGCATCGGATTGGGAGACGATGCCGGCGGGGCAGCGTGTCCAGGTCATCCGGCAAAACAAATGCAGTGGGGTGCTCGAGTTCGACACCACGGTGCTGGCCGCCGCCGACGGCAGCATCGCCGGGGTGTTGGGTGCCTCGCCGGGGGCCTCCACCGCCGTATCGTCCATGCTCGAGGTGCTGCAACGCTGTTTTGCCGACCGCTATCCCTCGTGGCTGCCCACGCTCACGGAGATGGTCCCGTCGCTGGGCACCCAACTGTCCCGCGAGCCGGCATTGTTCGAGCAGGTGTGGTCATGGGGCACCAAGGCGTTGGGGCTGGAATCCGGTGCGGAGGCGGGGGTTTCCCCATCGGCACAGCCGACCGCGGCGGCGCGGTGGGCCTCGTGA
- a CDS encoding Fur family transcriptional regulator has protein sequence MTTKPSALDPAVTERIGAFLRAHGLRRMASRIAVLAVLEPVNGHLSVAEISQRLRECLPAGTPPPDLATIYRTVTTLVEQGVLHALTLENGVTTYGLATDPHHHAVCTRCGSIIEVPAQQLTSALEHAMAGSSFSLSERAGLTLHGLCPQCQAEGQEPRIQPRQR, from the coding sequence GTGACGACGAAGCCGTCGGCTCTCGATCCGGCCGTCACCGAGCGGATCGGCGCGTTCCTGCGTGCCCATGGGCTGCGGCGGATGGCTTCCCGCATCGCGGTGCTGGCGGTACTGGAGCCGGTCAACGGGCACCTATCGGTGGCCGAGATCTCTCAGCGACTGCGCGAGTGCCTGCCCGCCGGGACCCCGCCGCCGGACCTGGCGACGATTTACCGGACAGTGACGACACTGGTCGAGCAGGGGGTGCTGCACGCGTTGACCCTGGAGAACGGGGTCACCACGTACGGGCTGGCCACTGACCCGCACCATCACGCGGTATGCACCCGATGCGGCTCGATCATCGAGGTGCCCGCACAACAGCTGACATCAGCGTTGGAGCATGCGATGGCGGGCAGTTCCTTCAGCCTGTCCGAGCGGGCTGGCCTGACGTTGCACGGGCTGTGCCCGCAATGCCAGGCTGAGGGGCAGGAACCCAGAATCCAACCGCGGCAGCGTTAA
- a CDS encoding alkaline phosphatase family protein encodes MAGSICDVLPSAAALLGHPVAVDALGLTESVGAVARVGLLLVDGMGAHLLPQMCAHAPLLASVMAGGAGRLDNLVCTFPSTTPTSLVSLATGTSAGEHGILGFTVKLPDTDRVLHHIMWRDDPPPAQWQPVPTWFERLTEAGISARAVLPAAFLGSGLTEAAYRGARLRPAGPHTDYAQQVLDELDAAPGLVYAYTAELDTAAHLFGIGSRQWQQAAAQVDALVTRLVEALPPDAALLVTADHGGVNAQTRVDLDADPRLTSGVRVVAGEPRVRYLYTRAGAAADVLATWRELLGNRAEVCSREQAVAAGVFGPVHPRHLSRIGDVVVTCTGDTVVLATGHEPPQTARLVGFHGGSTPAETEIPLITFRG; translated from the coding sequence GTGGCCGGGTCAATCTGTGATGTGCTGCCGTCGGCGGCGGCGCTGCTCGGACACCCCGTCGCGGTGGATGCGCTCGGGTTGACCGAGAGCGTCGGTGCTGTCGCTCGGGTGGGTCTCCTGCTGGTCGACGGCATGGGCGCACATCTGCTGCCGCAGATGTGCGCCCATGCGCCCCTGCTGGCCTCGGTGATGGCCGGCGGTGCCGGACGACTGGACAACCTGGTCTGCACCTTCCCGTCGACGACACCGACCAGCTTGGTGTCGCTGGCCACCGGTACGTCAGCGGGCGAGCACGGCATCCTGGGCTTCACCGTCAAGCTCCCCGACACCGACCGGGTGTTGCATCACATCATGTGGCGTGACGACCCCCCGCCCGCCCAGTGGCAGCCGGTCCCGACATGGTTCGAACGGCTCACCGAGGCCGGGATCAGCGCCCGGGCGGTGTTGCCGGCGGCGTTCCTCGGCAGCGGCTTGACCGAGGCCGCGTACCGCGGCGCGCGGCTGCGCCCCGCCGGCCCCCACACCGACTACGCCCAGCAGGTGCTCGACGAGCTCGACGCGGCGCCGGGACTGGTCTATGCCTATACCGCCGAACTGGACACCGCGGCGCATCTGTTCGGCATCGGGTCGCGGCAGTGGCAGCAAGCAGCCGCCCAGGTCGACGCGCTGGTGACCCGCCTGGTGGAGGCATTGCCGCCGGACGCGGCGCTGCTGGTCACCGCCGACCACGGCGGTGTGAATGCCCAGACCCGCGTCGACCTTGACGCCGACCCGCGACTGACGTCGGGGGTCCGAGTGGTCGCCGGCGAACCGCGGGTGCGCTACCTGTACACCCGAGCCGGCGCAGCAGCCGATGTGCTGGCCACCTGGCGCGAGCTGCTCGGCAACCGCGCCGAGGTGTGCAGCCGCGAGCAGGCGGTGGCCGCCGGTGTGTTCGGGCCCGTGCACCCGCGCCACCTGAGCCGCATCGGCGACGTCGTCGTCACCTGCACAGGCGACACGGTGGTGCTGGCCACCGGTCACGAGCCACCGCAAACTGCGCGCCTCGTCGGCTTCCACGGCGGGAGCACGCCGGCCGAGACGGAGATCCCGCTGATCACCTTCCGCGGGTAG
- a CDS encoding HoxN/HupN/NixA family nickel/cobalt transporter, which produces MPGTGHRRTGLWSRLRRALTAAEWARLGSMAAVIVALHVIGWVALVCVVAPAHFSVGGTTFGLGVGVTGYTLGLRHAVDADHIAAIDNTTRKLMNDGQRPLAVGFFFSLGHSSVVFGLAVLLAVGLKTIVGPVENQSSQLHYYTGLIGATVSGVFLYLIALINVAILAGILGVFVRMRRGVYDEDELEAQLHKRGLLNRILGRTTTSITTSWHMYPVGVLFGLGFDTATEVALLALAGTGAVSGLPWYAIMCLPVLFTAGMCLLDTIDGSFMNFAYGWAFSNPVRKVYYNITITGLSVAVAMVIGTVELLGLLAGQLGWTGGIWNWIAGIDLNAIGVVIVALFALTWVVALLVWRFAHIEDKWRLPARRGA; this is translated from the coding sequence ATGCCCGGTACTGGCCACCGGCGGACGGGGCTGTGGTCGCGGCTGCGGCGCGCCCTGACTGCGGCGGAGTGGGCGCGTCTGGGATCGATGGCCGCAGTGATCGTGGCGCTGCACGTGATCGGCTGGGTCGCTCTGGTGTGCGTCGTCGCGCCCGCACACTTCAGCGTCGGCGGCACCACGTTCGGCCTGGGTGTCGGCGTTACGGGCTACACGCTGGGGCTGCGGCACGCAGTCGACGCCGACCATATCGCCGCGATCGACAACACCACCCGCAAACTGATGAACGACGGGCAGCGTCCGCTGGCGGTCGGCTTCTTTTTCTCGCTGGGCCACTCTTCGGTGGTATTCGGGCTGGCGGTGCTGCTGGCGGTGGGTTTGAAGACGATCGTCGGGCCGGTGGAAAACCAGTCCTCGCAACTGCACTACTACACCGGGCTGATCGGCGCCACCGTCTCAGGGGTGTTCCTTTATCTGATTGCCCTCATCAACGTTGCCATTCTGGCCGGTATTTTGGGCGTCTTCGTCCGGATGCGCCGCGGCGTTTACGACGAGGACGAGTTGGAAGCGCAGTTGCACAAGCGGGGATTGCTCAACCGGATTCTCGGCCGCACCACCACATCGATCACCACCTCCTGGCACATGTATCCGGTCGGTGTCTTGTTCGGGCTGGGCTTCGACACCGCCACCGAGGTCGCGCTGCTGGCACTGGCGGGCACCGGTGCGGTGTCCGGCCTGCCCTGGTACGCCATCATGTGTCTGCCCGTGTTGTTCACCGCCGGCATGTGCCTGCTGGACACCATCGACGGGTCGTTCATGAACTTCGCCTACGGCTGGGCGTTTTCCAACCCGGTCCGCAAGGTCTACTACAACATCACCATCACCGGGTTGTCGGTCGCCGTCGCCATGGTGATCGGCACCGTCGAACTGCTCGGGCTGCTTGCCGGTCAGCTGGGCTGGACCGGCGGAATCTGGAACTGGATCGCCGGTATCGACCTCAACGCTATCGGCGTTGTCATCGTCGCGCTGTTCGCGCTGACCTGGGTTGTCGCGCTCCTGGTGTGGCGTTTCGCACACATCGAGGACAAGTGGCGCCTGCCGGCCCGCCGCGGTGCCTAA
- a CDS encoding multicopper oxidase family protein, translating into MRGLGVLAVAGAVSCARPPQPPRLKGKADYTVRIGAGNVELAPGRTVSTTLYGGQFPGPLLRFTEGKPTVVDIYNDTDTPEQLHWHGQTLAAEVDGAAEEGTPYIAAHGRRRLSFTPGPAGFRFYHSHLTPGGDLSGGQYSGQVGPVYVEPRHHPGAYDQEVFLTLKEFEPSLTRGQETDADFLAGAHDPALRALADTARAQALSRGTPPGYEVSYRAFTINGRMLGAGDPIRVKTGERVLFHVLNGSATEERSLALPGHMFTVVELDGNPVPKPVAVPVLWLGTAERISALVEMNQPGVWILGDLSDEARRHGMGIVVEYAGRSGQPLWVPPPLFRWDYRVFAHTDATPAAPDYVIDLLIEKQNAADNGFNVWTINGQRFSMQSKQPLIQLHRGGRYRLRLRNASDDVHSIHLHRHTFEITRFAGTPTAGVRKDVAMIGDYQVMEIDFVADQPGLSLFHCHQQLHMDFGFMALFHCS; encoded by the coding sequence GTGCGGGGGTTGGGTGTGCTCGCCGTCGCCGGCGCAGTGTCGTGTGCTCGCCCACCGCAGCCGCCGAGGCTAAAAGGCAAAGCCGACTACACGGTGCGTATCGGCGCAGGGAACGTCGAGTTGGCCCCGGGCCGCACGGTGTCAACCACCCTCTACGGCGGGCAATTTCCGGGTCCGCTGTTGCGCTTCACCGAAGGCAAGCCGACAGTGGTCGACATCTACAACGACACTGACACCCCCGAACAGCTGCACTGGCACGGACAAACGCTGGCCGCTGAGGTGGACGGCGCCGCCGAAGAGGGGACCCCCTACATTGCCGCCCATGGCAGGCGACGACTGTCGTTCACGCCCGGACCGGCGGGTTTTCGCTTCTACCACAGCCATCTGACCCCGGGCGGCGACCTGTCCGGGGGCCAATACTCGGGCCAAGTCGGGCCGGTCTACGTCGAGCCCCGGCACCATCCGGGAGCCTACGACCAGGAGGTGTTCCTGACGCTCAAGGAGTTCGAGCCCAGCCTGACCCGCGGCCAAGAAACGGACGCCGACTTCCTGGCCGGCGCCCACGACCCGGCGTTGCGCGCCCTCGCCGACACGGCGAGGGCGCAAGCGCTGAGCCGCGGCACCCCACCGGGCTACGAAGTGAGCTACCGCGCGTTTACCATCAACGGCCGCATGCTCGGGGCGGGTGATCCGATTAGGGTCAAAACCGGCGAGCGTGTGCTGTTTCATGTGCTCAACGGCAGCGCCACCGAGGAACGCAGCCTGGCGCTGCCGGGGCACATGTTCACCGTGGTGGAACTTGACGGTAATCCGGTGCCCAAACCCGTTGCGGTGCCTGTGCTGTGGCTCGGCACAGCTGAACGGATCTCGGCGTTGGTGGAAATGAACCAGCCCGGTGTGTGGATACTGGGCGACCTGTCCGATGAAGCCCGCCGCCACGGCATGGGGATCGTCGTCGAATACGCCGGCCGCAGCGGACAACCCCTCTGGGTGCCGCCACCGTTGTTCCGGTGGGATTATCGAGTGTTCGCTCACACCGATGCCACCCCTGCCGCTCCTGATTACGTGATCGATTTGCTCATCGAAAAACAGAACGCCGCCGACAACGGCTTCAACGTGTGGACCATCAATGGCCAACGCTTCTCGATGCAATCAAAGCAGCCGCTGATCCAGCTGCACCGGGGCGGGCGTTACCGCTTACGCCTACGCAACGCCAGCGACGACGTTCACTCGATTCACCTGCACCGGCACACCTTCGAAATCACTCGTTTCGCGGGAACACCGACCGCGGGTGTACGTAAAGACGTTGCCATGATTGGCGATTACCAGGTCATGGAGATCGACTTCGTTGCCGATCAGCCGGGGTTGTCGCTATTCCACTGCCACCAGCAGCTGCACATGGACTTCGGGTTCATGGCGTTGTTTCACTGTAGCTGA